A window of Gambusia affinis linkage group LG03, SWU_Gaff_1.0, whole genome shotgun sequence contains these coding sequences:
- the LOC122828749 gene encoding MLX-interacting protein isoform X4 produces the protein MANREICQRQTYRRPAASIKQEQDDDSDVEETHMGLRRADGLESQIIHSGHFMVSSPHSEHPPKKGYDFDTVNKQTCQTYHFGKTSTSHLSIDASLTKLFECMTLAYSGKLVSPKWKNFKGLKLLWRDKIRLNNAIWRAWYMQYVEKRGNPVCHFVTPLDGNMDLDVHRPAEAVASDGKNWKRRIEIVIREYHKWRTYFKKRLQKHKDDDLSSLLKDEEAAVRRMSRRHIETPAPMEMDTLFDMDILMSEFSDTLFSTLTSHQSFGLPNPREIAHAGNADMIQPGLIPLQPNLDFMDSFDPLQDLFHSLRQPVLPSVSPTATSVTPQPSSSSQSQVPLMSSLQLSPNQITPADSLSIHSQASQTDSGGGGAYVLNYMPLFAGQVVSSNQSTASLNPLDPCLPGQNLSSAPAMISSPLNSGSMLDETVAPSTITHTAPSTVTPSNTASTVSHVSAPPSQLQLLAPLPATPIQHPQAFALPRPFQANSSSKVRPVPRIAPANTLPSSQFILPAPFPGHANAVIVASPPSTGVVITPSHLGASPGFQVLPHNQKLQQPAVPEDKSCFRKNLKEPSSVGQSQTGSSQGSPCGLDQVPSPQSIISGSSKPLVKSEHNQSHHISAEQKRRSNINIGFKTLGNLVPTLKSQSNITNAVTLQKTVEHIGKLQQERQQLQDEVKRLREEIEELNASISLCQEQLPATGVPMRKNRSDLMQDKFNEYVKNRTLQNWKFWIFSIIIKPLFESFSGMVSTTSREELCHTTLQWLDNHCSLPVLRPMVLGTLRQLCTTTSILSDPSLLPAEALEAAASKDV, from the exons ATGGCTAACAGAGAGATATGTCAGCGGCAAACTTACCGGCGGCCGGCTGCCAGCATAAAGCAGGAGCAAGATGACGACTCTGACGTGGAGGAGACTCACATGGGGTTGCGGAGGGCGGATGGGCTGGAGTCCCAGATCATCCACAGTGGACACTTCATGGTGTCTTCGCCACACAGCGAGCACCCCCCGAAGAAGGGTTACGACTTCGACACTGTCAACAAACAGACCTGCCAGACCTATCACTTTGGCAAGACGAGCACGTCGCACCTCTCCATAGATGCCTCTTTGACTAAACTTTTTGAGTGCATGACCCTTGCCTATAG cggTAAGTTGGTGTCTCCTAAATGGAAGAACTTTAAAGGTCTAAAACTGCTCTGGAGAGACAAGATCCGGCTGAACAACGCCATATGGAGAGCCTGGTACATGCAGT ATGTGGAGAAAAGGGGGAATCCCGTTTGTCACTTTGTAACCCCACTAGATGGAAATATGGATTTGGACGTCCATCGCCCTGCAGAG GCTGTTGCTTCAGACggaaaaaactggaaaagaagAATTGAAATTGTGATAAGAGAATATCACAAATGGAGAACATACTTCAAAAAAAGG ctacagaaacacaaagatgatGACCTTTCCAGCTTGCTTAAG GATGAAGAGGCTGCTGTGCGTCGAATGAGTCGCAGGCATATTGAAACGCCTGCGCCCATGGAGATGGACACCCTCTTTGACATGGACATTTTGATGTCTGAGTTCTCAGACACGTTGTTTTCCACACTGACCTCACACCAGTCTTTTGGCTTGCCCAATCCAAGGGAAATTG CTCATGCAGGGAATGCAGACATGATCCAACCTGGACTTATCCCCTTACAGCCCAACCTGGACTTCATGGACTCCTTCGATCCACTGCAAG ACTTATTTCACAGCCTCCGTCAGCCTGTCCTTCCCTCTGTTTCCCCCACTGCAACATCTGTCACCCCTCaacccagcagcagctcccAGTCTCAG GTCCCGTTAATGTCGTCTTTGCAGCTTTCACCCAACCAGATTACGCCTGCAGACTCGCTGTCCATCCACAGCCAGGCCAGTCAGACAGACAGCGGTGGCGGAGGAGCCTACGTACTGAACTACATGCCTCTGTTCGCTGGGCAGGTGGTCTCCAGCAATCAGTCCACAGCTTCCCTCAACCCTCTGGATCCCTGCCTCCCGGGTCAGAACTTATCCTCCGCACCAGCCATGATTTCCTCACCTTTAAACAGCGGCTCAATGCTGGATGAAACTGTTGCCCCCTCTACGATAACACACACAGCGCCCTCCACCGTCACCCCGAGCAACACAGCCAGCACCGTCAGCCACGTCTCAGCTCCTCCATCCCAACTCCAGCTCCTCGCGCCGCTGCCTGCCACGCCCATCCAGCATCCTCAGGCCTTCGCTCTGCCTCGCCCCTTCCAGGCCAACAGCTCCAGCAAAGTCCGTCCTGTACCGAGGATCGCTCCTGCAAACACGCTCCCTTCTTCCCAGTTCATCCTCCCAG CCCCTTTTCCAGGTCATGCTAATGCTGTGATTGTTGCATCTCCACCCTCCACCGGCGTGGTTATCACCCCTTCCCACCTGGGAGCG AGCCCTGGGTTTCAAGTTCTGCCTCACAACCAGAAGTTGCAGCAACCTGCCGTCCCTGAAGACAAGTCTTGCttcagaaaaaatctgaaagagcCCTCAAGTGTCG GTCAAAGTCAGACCGGATCCAGTCAAGGGTCACCTTGTGGTCTAGATCAGGTTCCCAGTCCTCAATCTATAATCAGCGGCAGCAGCAAACCTCTGGTAAAGAGTGAGCACAATCAG AGCCATCACATATCTGCTGAACAAAAGAGACGATCAAATATCAACATTGGCTTTAAGACGCTCGGCAACCTTGTTCCCACTCTGAAGTCACAATCAAAC ATTACAAATGCAGTCACTCTACAGAAGACAGTGGAGCACATTGGGAAGCTCCAGCAGGagcggcagcagctgcaggacgaGGTCAAGAGGCTACGGGAGGAAATAGAGGAGCTCAATGCTTCCATTAG TTTGTGTCAGGAGCAGCTGCCTGCGACGGGCGTGCCGATGAGGAAGAACCGCTCTGATCTCATGCAGGACAAGTTCAATGAATATGTGAAGAACCGCACTCTCCAGAACTGGAAGTTCTGGATC TTCAGCATCATCATCAAACCACTGTTTGAGTCGTTCAGTGGGATGGTTTCAACGACGAGCAGAGAAGAGCTGTGTCACACCACACTGCAGTGGCTCGACAATCACTGCTCCCTTCCTGTCCTCAGACCCA